The Neofelis nebulosa isolate mNeoNeb1 chromosome 1, mNeoNeb1.pri, whole genome shotgun sequence sequence CACCGCTTTGTAAAGGTTAAGGGCAttcttgaaaatgtctttgtcaacactggaaaggaggaagtggtttgtttttttcaagatgCAGCAAATCCTTAGCTTTACCACCTGCCAGGATCTGGGGGCATAGTGAGCCACGCCCAGTCCTTAAACGAGGAGAGTGGAGGATAGTGTGTAAGGGCGAGCCCCAGGGTAGGAACATGTGCTGCAGGGATATGTGGGAGTGACACCTGACTTGTCTGCGGTGAGCCCGGCAAGCCAAGCTACAATTACAGGCGGGGGCCACAGAAGCAGCAAGGTGAAAGATGACAGCATTCCTGAGCAGCACAGGCAAAAGCACAAGTGTGAGACAGGCAAGTCAAGGCAGACAAGAAGGTGGAGTGTTGGGTGGTGGGGCGGGGAGTAAGGCCGTGGAGGCCAGATCATAAAGAATCCTGTAGTTTTGCCTTCTTGACAGGAGCTGGTGGTCCGTCATGGGTCCAACACGGGTCTAGTGAGGACAGATCACACCAGATTTGTCTCACTTTCTTTTTGGACTGAGTTCCACAACTGTCATATGAGACGGAACCTGTGTCTCAGATACGTGGTGGGCAAACAATGTGGGTAGTGTGGCTATCCAGTGCCATAGCTTCACAGCTGCTCTGCTGGCTTTGCACCGTGCTATTCAGTATTAGCATCGAGATTAGGATCTGCCTGGACCATGGTTCCTAGGAGCACCTCAGAGCCCACATTGCCAGTGAAACGTTTTTATCAGTGACTCGGATGAGAACACTCATGGCATATGAACCAAGTTTAGAAATAGCAGGAAGGCAGGAGGCATAGGAAAGACAGCGGATGATAAGATCCAGAAAGACCCCAGAGCCGAAACTTTGGAGCAAGACTCCAGACTGGTATAGAGTGCCCGGCATGGTAGTGAGCAACCCGTCACAGGGTGTATTCCAGTCTTGGCAAACACAGATGTAAAAGAGATTTAAGTGCCAGGTGGTAGGTTGCATTAGACCAGTCGTTGGCTGACGTCTTCAGGAAAGGGCCAGAGAATAAATAGTTTAGGCCTGCCGCCATAgcataaaagcagccatagactcACTACAgagagtgtggctgtgttctgataaaactttatttgcaaaaacaggcGTGGGcctggatttggcccatgggctgtaGTTTGCCGACCCCTGGGTTGAGTTTCCAAACACTGTTCTAACCTAACAGTACCTGTCAGTGACCAAGTTTTCACCAATTCATAGTGAAATAAAAACGGGGACAATATAACGAGTTTgtgtaaaattaaatgtattctCTTTAAATGATCCTCCAGAATTTTGAGATTTCTTTCCTGCTCTTTGTGCTGCCAAGGTGTCCCTTTCATGACAAAAGGAGGGTTACTAGGTGACAGTTTTCAGGTTGTCCTTTGCTCTTTTTTGATAGCTTTACTAAACACTAGCCTGCAGATTTCCTTTTTGAGATGGCATAAGCTGATGAAACGCAAGGGCCTGGGAGCCACCACCCAGGAGGCCGCGAGGGTGGCACCTGTATCCTCATggccttgctctctgtctctcccctcgtCTGTCTCCCGGGCCTGCTGACAGCCGTGGTGGGGGCCGGGATCGGGGGCTCTGCCGTGGCCCATTTCCTCCAGCAGCACTTCGGCCCCCGGGTGCAGATCGACGTGTTCGAGAAGGGGACCGTGGGCGGCCGCCTGGCCACCATCTCAGTCAACAAGCAGCACTATGAGAGCGGGGCCGCCTCCTTCCACTCCCTGAGCCTGCACATGCAGGACTTCGTCAAGCAGCTGGGTGAGTGCACCATCCCGGGGCTCCAGCACACAGCGCCCGAGGCTGGCGGCaccctttgggctctttccagatcGCCCCGAAGGTCAAGGCCAGAAGGTCACATAGCCCagtctcctcattttacagatggagcaGCTGAGACCAGGGAGGGGAAGGCACTTGCCTGAGGTTACGCGGTGAGTTAGTTGCAGAGCCCGGATTAGAGCACAGGTTGGACTCCCGGGccagtttccttccctttcaatttGCTGCCTCTCAATAGCCATAATCTTAATGGCTTCCACATGCTGTGTGCTTGCCAGGTACCCAACATCCTTCTAGGCGGTGTGTAGGCATTACCTCACCTCCAGTCCTCCCTCCTGCAAGACCGGGGTTGTATCTcctgaggaaacggaggctcagagggTGTCTACACCTTGGCTGGGGCCCCGCAGCTAATGAGTAAGAGAGCTGGATTCAACCCCAGCAGCATGTAGCAAAGCCACAAAGACATACACGGTTGGACGCACAAACTCGGCTTCTCAGAAGGGATCCTGCAGGTATACTTGAAGATGTGCTAAATGGCATGCACACAGGGTTATTCATTACAGTGTTGTTTGTAGTAGCAAACGGTTGAAAATATCCCACGTGCCCACCCACTGGGGTCTGAGAGTAAATATTAAGTAGCCAGCAGACTGTTCAGCAGGCAGATTGAGGAAGTCCTTTATGCCCAAGTATAGAACAATCTACAAGACACAGTACGTCAGGATGGTGCAGAGCAgtgtgtggagggtgggggtgggaggaggaagaaccCCCTAGATATATACACGTATGAGCGTTTGCAGAAAATATCTCTGGCAGGATGCTGAAGGAATGTTGCCCTTGGGATGGGGGAACTTAGTGGCTCGGGGACAGGAGTAGGAGGGAAATGTACAAAAACCTGCAGCTTGGGGTAGGTCTATAACCTCTAAGCCTCGGTTTCTGCATCTTTAACTGGGATGCTGTCACCTGTTCTGCCTCTTCCCAGGCTGAGAGAGGATAAAGTGAGATGCTTAAGTCTCAGGGCTCTGTGAGCTGTAGCATGTGGAAGCTTGCAAGGAGCCATGAGTCCTTCCAGGCGGTCTTGGTGTCCAAGACCACCGTCCGACAGCAAGCCCTGCAGCTGTCCAGCCCCTGGACATTCCGGGATGACATCTGAATTTCCCTCCCTCATGACTGAGTGGAtccctgtgggaaaaaaaaaaaaaaaactgaactgaCATATTATTTACATTGTCACGTCTTTATTGACTAGCCAGCCCAGTGCATtcatttactgttttatttatttattttttaatgtttatttatttttgagacagagagagacagagcacaaacgggggaggggcagagagagagggagacacagaatccaaagcgggctccaggctctgagctgtcagcactcagacgggggctcgaactcacggaccgcgagatcgtgacctgagccgaagtcggacgcttcaccgactgagccacccaggcgcccctcgttcaCTGTTTTAAACAAGCAGCAGAGATGAACAAACTGTAGCGTTCATATTCCCTTTAATGGAGCCCGTCCGTTTGCATCCTTCAGGAGGACCCTGCGTTTTGCTTCAGGCACCGCTAGATCTCCTTGGGGGCCCCGTGAGAGGGACCTGAGGggctcctccctgtctccctcaggGCTGAGGCACCGGCGAGAGGTGGTGGGCAGGAGCGCCATCTTCAGCGGGGAGCACTTCGTGCTGGAAGAGACGGACTGGTACCTGCTGAACCTCTTCCGCCTCTGGTGGCACTACGGCATCAGCTTCCTGAGGCTGCAGATGTGGGTGGAGGAGGTCATGGAGAAGTTCATGAGGTACGGCGGGGCAGGCTGCAGGCAAGGCcttctggagggagggaggaagagagacggGGAGGGACCCAGCTGGACTGTAAATTGTCGAGAAGGAAAAGGGACTTCCTTGCGCGCATGTGAGAGCCCCGCACAGTGCAGGGATGGGTCTCTGGTGTTCCTTCCCTCCGCTGAACTGATGATGAACTAAGAGCCTGGGTTGCAAATACAGCCACCTGCAGGGGGCGCACCGGGGATGTGAATGAGTGCAatagagagggggcagagaagaggagggagcaggTGCCCTGAGGAGCAAGGCCCCACTGAAGGGGGCAGCCAGCTGTGGCCGCGTGGCAATGCTGACCTCATGTGGCGAGATCTTCCAGTTTTTTGGAAGAAGCTAGAAACCCAGAGTTATGTGTGAAATCTGGTTTTTCAGTACATGCAACCAATTCATCTTATAAATAAGCGAAATGAAGCATGTATAGGCCTCACGCAGCCTGTGGGCCACCCACTTACAAGCCCTGCTGTcccccagtttccccatctagaACAGCCTCCTTTTTTCACcacttccctcctccctgggTCCCGGTCTCCTCCCCGGCCCCTTCAGATAATGAGGACAAGTGGTCCAGTGTCACTCTGTCCACTTCCCACAGTTCACCCACTTGCCGGTTGGCACCCCAGCTCTCCCCTGTATGTCCTCCCCGCCTCCTTGCCCAGATGTGGTCATTCACGGTGGCCCCCTGGCCTCCTCCACTTTCCCCACCTCCTCAGCTACGCCCTTCATGGCACTTCTTATATTTTCCAGGTGTCCCCCAAAGGTTATGTCCTTACCCctcttatttcttctgtttctctcccccgTCAATTTTACCCAAACTGACAACGCTGAGTTTTTTCTTTCGCGGGAGAGGAACTCTGTCTGGATGTCCCATTGACGATCAGAGTCAACACGGTTACAAAGCAGCCCAGGCAGAGGCAGCGTTTCGAGGACCAGTACCAGCAGATGAGTCCCAGCAACCGCTAGTCCCTGAGACCAGGAGGGGGGGAGATGTGGAGGGACGAGACGGGAGCTCGGGGCTACGTGAGAGCCTGTTGGATGGAGCCGGACGGGAGGCCAGTCTGGGCTAGCACAGAGCACGTTGGCATGAGACAGGCGCCATCGGGTCCAGTGTGGCCCCAGAAGCCAGCGCAGAGCCAAAGCCGCTGCAGGCAgcgtctgggggggggggggggggggctgtggccCACACTGCCCGGCAGTCGCCCCCCAAGTGAGAAGTGGGCTGTGCCCTCACAGGGGTGCCGGAGTCGTCATTTAGCAGAGCCGTGATGTGAAGCCAGGTCTAGTGGGATTCCAGGGTATCCGCCCCACCCTCTGCACTGTCACTGTGGCTGGGAAAGGACCGTCAGAGTCAGCAAACGGGCCGAGTAATCAGCCTTCTCTCCCCCCTACATGGAGAGGAAGGGCAGGTCCCTGCTGGGGCTCTCGGGTGCAGTGAGCCAGCAGTGGGCGGTCAGCCAGAAGGCCTTTCGGCACAAGGGCTCCTCTGCGTGTCTTCCAGGATCTATAAGTACCAGGCCCATGGTTACGCCTTCTCAGGCGTGGAGGAGCTGCTCTACTCACTGGGCGAGTCTGCCTTCGTCAACATGACCCAGCGCTCCGTGGCCGAGTCCCTGCTCCAGGTGGGCGTCACTCAGCGCTTCATCGACGACGTCGTCTCTGCAGTCCTGCGGGCCAGCTACGGCCAGTCCGCGGCGATGCCTGCCTTTGCCGGTGAGCCTCTGGCCCTCggcctgcctcctgcccttcccctggcccACAGCACCTGGAAGGGGCTGGGCTCCCCGTAATAACCTCACTTTTACCAGGCCTGGTTGCCTAAGCACCTTATTGCCTCAACCCTATTTGATTCTGGCCGTCAGTCCTCCAGGCTGGCAGGAGATAGTGTTCACCCCACTTCTCAGATGGCGAAAGGAAAGCTGAGATCTAAGGTCCAGTGTGTTTCGACCACTGAGTTTCAGGAACTGCCCCACTGGGGCCTCGGAGCCCCCGGGTATTCCTCCGTCAGCGcgtctcctctccccagctcgttaCTGGGGCCAGGGGGCATGTGCACGACGTGCCCTGCGCAGGCTGGGTCCATCCCTCCTCCTAGGCTGCTGACATGGAAGGTTCAGGTTCATGGTCCTCTTCTCGACCACTCACGCTTCCACCCGCTGGCTCCCGAGCATGACCTCCAGCCCAGACCTCCCTCCAGGACTGCACATTCACCAGGTGCCTCCACTGGGAGGCCTGGCGGGCACTCAGCGTGGCCAGACCTGAACGCCTGACCCTTCCCCTCAAGCCCGCCTCCCCTGCGGTCTTCCCAGCTTGGTTGGTAGTAGCTCCTCTGTGTGGCTCCAGCCAAAACCTTGACTCGTTCTTTCTCTCATATCCACCACATGGTATGTCAAGAAATCTCATCTGCTTTGCCTTCCGCATATACCCAGGGTCTGGCTGCTTCCCACCGCCATTTCCTCCCTGACCTGGATTACTACAGGTCTCCCGCCAGGTCACTCTCCCCgccctcctgcccccttccccctgcgGGCTCTTCTCCATACATCAGCTGCAGgatccttttaaaacaaaagacacatCATGTCAGTCCTATGTGTAAAACTCTGTTAAGGACTCCCGCTTGCCTTCAAGTAAAACCCAGAGCCCTTCCAGTGGCCTTCAAGGCACCGCCTGGCCTGGGCCCCACCACCTACCTGCTCATTCATCCCCGCTCCAACCACTCCGGCTTCCTTTTCGTGCCTCTAGCGTTCCAGACACACCCCTATCTTGGGGCTTTTGGGTGGCCCTCCCTCTACCTGGAACATTCTTCTCTGGTAAACTCTTGCTCCCCACCATGTCTTTGTGCAGACGTTCCTTTTCATGGAAGCTACCCTGCCACCCCACTCCTGCCCGCAGCAGGGCCAGTCCCCCTACCCTGTGGCCATCAGCTTCTAGCCGCCTATTTAATCTACTCCTTTCATCTCTCCCCACTAGGAGGTAGGCTTCCCAGGGGCGGGAAGCTCTGTCTCCTTTGTTTACTGGGTATCCCAAACACTTAGAAAAGGGCCTGGACCATTGGAGGCACTCAGCCCATTTTTGTTGGCTAAATGAATGAAAAGGTTTGTATTTAGCAAGTACCTCCCACAGCCGGGCTGCTGTTCCTCTGGCTGTTGGCATGGTTACCTCCCTCCCAGCCTTCAGGTCCTGCCAAGTGTCCCCTCAACGAGGCTGTCCTGCTCCCTCTTCCAGTACTTGTGTGTATCCTTCAAGATACAATTCATATACCACACAATtcgcccctttattttttttttaaggttttatttttaagtaatcgctacaccccacgtggggctcgaactcacaaccccgagatcaagagttcagtcaccgactgaaccagccggGTGCCCCCAATCCACctatttaaagtgaaaaattcaaTGGTTTTGAGTGGTGTAGCCATCATCCCAGTCAATTTTGGAATATTCTCGTGGCCTCCAGAAAATCCCATAACCGTGGCCATCACTTCTCCAGTAACCCCCTGCCGTCTAACCCTGGGCAACCACAGATCCACTCTGCGTTTCTGTGGATTTGCCCCTTCTGGGTGATCTGTGTAAACAGAATCTTACAATCTGTGGCCTTTTATAGCTGGCTCTTGTCCTGAGCATATTTTGACTTCATAGCATTGTAAAGTTTGTTGTATTTGTGGGTGTGTGTTGCCTCTCATTGTCCGTGTTGGGGAAGTCGGGCCTGAGAGGGAGGGCTCAGCGGGCAGGATGGTGCTGGACTCTCCAGCCACACAGCCCAGTGGTTCTGAGAACCCACTGGCCGCTCTCCCCCGCTCTGCCTAGGAGCCATGTCGCTCGCTGGGGCCCAGGGCAGCCTGTGGTCTGTGGAGGGAGGCAACAAGCTGGTTTGTTCCGGTCTGCTGAAGCTCACCAAGGCCAATGTGATCCATGCCACAGTGACCACTGTGACCCTGCAACAGACAGGTGAGTGAGCAGAGCACGGGGTGTGGCCACTCCATTCCTAGACCCGTGCTCACCTCCACCACTCTGCCCCTAAGCCCTGGTCTTTGATCTGCGGGGGAGCGGTTCCAACAAACCCGTGGAAAGCCCCGGCACTGCCGAGTGACGCCAGAGGGCACTGTCGTCCTGAGTCAGATGTCAGAGCCAGAAAGCTGAGACTCGCCTTCATCTAGCCCAGTTCGTTTGACCACGGAGGACTTCGAGCCACAGCCTTGCCCAGGTTCCTCCAGCTAGTCCACAGCAGAGCTAGAGCCAAAGctcaggtctcctgactcccagtCCAGTGCTCACCCTGCAGCCACACCGGCATGGAAAGCCCAGGACCCACCATCTGGACAGCCCAGGTGCACGGGAGTCTCATCCCCTCAGCACTAGGCCCCAGGGGGAGATCAGTGGGTAGAAACCGAGAAATAGATCGACTTTTGTGCTCTATTCTGTCTCCTTCCAGAAGGGAAACCCTTGTACTACGTCGAGTATGAGAACGAGGTGGGCAATGGCTCTGACTTCTATGACATAGTGGTCATCGCCACCCCCCTGCACCTGGACAACAGCAGCAGCACCATCAGCTTCGAAGGCTTCGACCCGCCCATTGATGCCGTCCAGGGCCCTTTCCAGCCCACCGTCGTCTCCTTGGTCCATGGCTACCTCAACTCTTCCTACTTTGGTTTCCCCGACCCTAAGCTTTTCCCCTTTGCCAGCATCCTCACCACGGATTTCCCCAACTTCTTCTGTGCCCTGGACAACATCTGTCCCGTCAACATCTCGGCCAACTTCCGGCGGAAGCAGCCGCAGGAGGCAGCCGTTTGGCGAGTGCAGTCCCCCAAACCCCTCCTCCGGTCCCAGCTGAAGACCCTCTTCCGCTCCTATTACTCGGTGCAGACGGCCGAGTGGCAGGCCCACCCCCTGTACGGCTCCCACACCGGCCTCCCGCGCTTCGCCCTGCACGACCAGCTCTTCCACCTCAATGCCCTGGAGTGGGCGGCCAGCTCCGTGGAGGTGATGGCCGTGGCTGCCAAGAACGTGGCCCTGCTGGCCTACAACCGCTGGTACCAGGACCTAGACAAGATTGACCAGAAGGATCTGATGCACAAGGTGAAGACTGAGCTGTGAGGGCTCTGGGGAGATCCCGGAAGGTCCATCCCCGCTGACGATAGATCACCCCCGCTAGCGGCCACGGTCGGGCAGGCTGCGCTCCCCCCGCCAGGCCTCGCTCCGGCCCCTCGTGTGTCAAGCTGCTTCTCCTTCCGGCGTGGGTCCAGGTggcctgctctctgcctctctatcttAAGGACTCTCACagtgtttgcttctttttaagggggagaatgagagaagggaaggaaattccAGCCcgtgtattcattttatttattttttttaagaagaaataaaaatccacCCTCTCCAGCTGCTTCTGATTGGGTTTCTAACTAGAATACGGGGATCATTGGGAGGAAATACGGGGAAAGAACTATGAACcagatttctttattgtttttcattgCCTACTCCCAAAATGTGTGTGAGGCAATACCTACAATGAAATACAGGTACCAGACGGTTACAAATAAAGTAGAAGGGAAGATCAGAAAACATCAGACATGATCAAAGCTTCCTCTGTACTGTGCGCTTGCTAGATGTGAGGTGCTTAGCTGAGAACTTACTAGACACCAGCCAAGCCTCTCAACAACACTGCATGTCGGGAGATGTGACTGTGGTAGGACCTAAGGAAGAGATGGTGACCTCAGTGGAGCTGTTGGGATAGCTCTGAGCTTCCTGACATCCAGTGGGAAAAGGGAAATCTACCAGGCCATAGGAAGAGAAAAGCTTTCCCTCGGCACCTGGAAGAGTTGGCCATTGTGTCCATTATGCAAGGGTCGAAGAGTGATACAGTGGGCCTTTCTTGCAAGAATACCGGTTCCTAGGTGGTGGAGGGTGGtccaaaaatatccttcaagtaGATGGAGGCCCAAATTGACTTTGAAGTTGTTTTTGCTGTGCTGAGGTGATGGTTGTGTCAGTGAAGAAGACGGTGCCTTTAAAGTGCACGTAGCACGTACCTGTCGGTTATTATAGGAATTATGAAGCTGGCGCATCGGTAAGAATGTTCTACCTCTGGTTGAAGTAGTAGAAAACCACTCTTAAAGTGGCTTCGGCAATAAAAAGAGGTTTTATTGGTTATGAGGGTCCaggcacagggcacagggcaggcaCCAGCTCTGTGCTTTGCCAGCGCCGTTTTTTCTCTCCTGGTCAAGGATGGCTGCCAAGAGCGCCCAGGGCCAGCGGTCTCGCACGACTGTGAACACAGTCGGCTCTGGGCCAGCTGGGCAGTGGGCCCCTGCTGAACCAATTCTCTGTGACCGAGCAAATGCCGCGTGCTAGTTGGTTTAAGACTCAGCTGCTAGACCAGTAATAGGGACACAGGGGATGAGACGAAGCTGATTGGCTTAGAAGAGTCAGGTCCCTCCCCTGGAGCAGCCTTATCCAGACTACAAGTTAGGAGATGCGGAAAGGGGGTTAGAGAGAGGCACTCTGTCAACCACGTGCAGCGTGGGGCTGTGCCCTCCCCCTCTTCTCAGGGCCAGTGGAATCAATACGTAATGACATCCTTTCATGGTCTGTGTTTGGAATGAAGATGTCACGGGCTGTCCTATTGTAACTGATGATCATTGGTATTGGGCCAAGGCCAGTTTCAACCTTGTCCCTGGTAACCATCCCTCCCTTGCATCCCTAAGGAGGTGCGCAAAGAAGAGGCAAACGAGGACAATTATATCTGATCCCCAGTCCTCAGCTGGGACTTTGGCTGGTTCTtcagaaacttcctttatctGGGTAGACAGGCCTGAACAGCTCAGAACCAAAGCAGGCCAAA is a genomic window containing:
- the PCYOX1L gene encoding prenylcysteine oxidase-like — its product is MARAARLLAALAALLAAAATGGDARPSKIAVVGAGIGGSAVAHFLQQHFGPRVQIDVFEKGTVGGRLATISVNKQHYESGAASFHSLSLHMQDFVKQLGLRHRREVVGRSAIFSGEHFVLEETDWYLLNLFRLWWHYGISFLRLQMWVEEVMEKFMRIYKYQAHGYAFSGVEELLYSLGESAFVNMTQRSVAESLLQVGVTQRFIDDVVSAVLRASYGQSAAMPAFAGAMSLAGAQGSLWSVEGGNKLVCSGLLKLTKANVIHATVTTVTLQQTEGKPLYYVEYENEVGNGSDFYDIVVIATPLHLDNSSSTISFEGFDPPIDAVQGPFQPTVVSLVHGYLNSSYFGFPDPKLFPFASILTTDFPNFFCALDNICPVNISANFRRKQPQEAAVWRVQSPKPLLRSQLKTLFRSYYSVQTAEWQAHPLYGSHTGLPRFALHDQLFHLNALEWAASSVEVMAVAAKNVALLAYNRWYQDLDKIDQKDLMHKVKTEL